In Pseudomonas putida, a genomic segment contains:
- the nusG gene encoding transcription termination/antitermination protein NusG: MAKRWYVVHAYSGYEKHVMRSLIERVKLAGMEDGFGEILVPTEEVVEMRNGQKRKSERKFFPGYVLVQMEMNEGTWHLVKDTPRVMGFIGGTADKPAPITDKEAEAILRRVADGSDKPKPKTLFEPGEVVRVIDGPFADFNGSVEEVNYEKSRLQVAVLIFGRSTPVELEFSQVEKV; encoded by the coding sequence GTGGCTAAGCGTTGGTATGTTGTGCATGCTTACTCGGGTTACGAGAAGCATGTAATGCGCTCCCTGATCGAGCGCGTCAAGCTGGCTGGCATGGAAGACGGTTTCGGCGAGATTCTGGTTCCGACCGAAGAAGTCGTCGAAATGCGCAATGGCCAGAAGCGCAAGAGTGAGCGTAAATTCTTCCCTGGCTATGTACTGGTCCAGATGGAGATGAACGAAGGGACTTGGCACTTGGTCAAGGATACCCCTCGTGTGATGGGCTTTATTGGTGGTACTGCAGACAAGCCTGCGCCGATCACCGATAAAGAAGCGGAAGCTATCCTGCGTCGCGTAGCCGACGGTAGCGATAAGCCGAAGCCCAAGACGCTGTTCGAGCCAGGTGAAGTGGTTCGAGTCATTGATGGTCCGTTCGCTGACTTCAATGGTAGTGTCGAAGAGGTTAACTACGAAAAGAGTCGCCTCCAGGTGGCGGTGCTCATTTTCGGTCGTTCCACTCCGGTGGAGCTCGAGTTCAGCCAGGTCGAAAAGGTCTAG
- a CDS encoding pantothenate kinase: MILELDCGNSFIKWRVIHAAEATMVGGGIVDSDQALLGAVTRLATARLTGCRIVSVRSEEETAVLCALIAHEFGVQAHVAQPAAEMAGVRNGYEDYQRLGMDRWLAVLGAYHLAKGACLIIDLGTAAKADFVSADGEHLGGYICPGMPLMRSQLRTHTRRIRYDDASAERALTSLQPGRSTVEAVERGCVLMLQGFARTQLEQARAHWGDDFTVFLTGGDAPLVREAVPQARVVPDLVFVGLAMACPLD, translated from the coding sequence ATGATTCTTGAGCTCGATTGCGGAAACAGCTTCATCAAGTGGCGGGTCATCCACGCCGCCGAAGCGACGATGGTGGGTGGTGGTATCGTCGACTCCGACCAGGCGCTGCTCGGTGCGGTGACCCGCCTCGCGACGGCTCGGTTGACCGGTTGTCGCATCGTCAGCGTGCGCAGTGAGGAAGAAACCGCCGTGCTGTGCGCGCTGATTGCCCATGAATTCGGGGTCCAGGCGCATGTCGCTCAGCCGGCAGCCGAAATGGCCGGTGTGCGTAACGGTTATGAGGACTATCAGCGCTTGGGCATGGATCGGTGGCTGGCGGTGCTGGGGGCTTATCACCTGGCCAAGGGTGCTTGCCTGATCATCGATCTTGGGACTGCCGCCAAGGCAGACTTCGTCAGTGCCGATGGCGAGCACCTGGGCGGTTACATCTGTCCGGGCATGCCGTTGATGCGCAGTCAGCTACGTACCCACACTCGACGGATTCGCTATGACGATGCATCCGCGGAGCGCGCGTTGACCAGTCTTCAGCCCGGGCGCTCCACGGTCGAAGCGGTCGAGCGTGGTTGCGTGCTCATGCTCCAGGGGTTTGCCCGCACCCAGCTCGAGCAGGCGCGCGCACATTGGGGAGATGATTTCACGGTGTTCCTTACCGGGGGCGATGCACCACTGGTGCGTGAAGCTGTACCCCAGGCGCGTGTCGTTCCCGACCTGGTATTCGTAGGCCTGGCAATGGCCTGTCCGTTGGATTGA
- the rplL gene encoding 50S ribosomal protein L7/L12, which yields MSLTNEQIIEAIGQKTVLEVVELIKAMEETFGVTAAVAAAGPAAAAAVVEEQTEFNVVLVEAGDKKVNVIKAVRELTGLGLKEAKEKVDGAPQVVAEGVSKEAAEDAKKKLEEAGAKVELK from the coding sequence ATGTCCCTGACTAACGAACAAATCATCGAAGCAATCGGCCAGAAAACCGTTCTGGAAGTTGTTGAGCTGATCAAAGCAATGGAAGAAACCTTCGGCGTTACCGCTGCTGTTGCCGCTGCTGGCCCAGCTGCTGCTGCTGCCGTTGTTGAAGAGCAGACCGAGTTCAACGTCGTTCTGGTTGAAGCCGGCGACAAGAAAGTGAACGTGATCAAAGCCGTTCGCGAGCTGACCGGTCTGGGCCTGAAAGAAGCCAAAGAGAAAGTCGATGGCGCTCCTCAGGTTGTAGCTGAAGGCGTTTCGAAAGAAGCCGCTGAAGACGCTAAGAAGAAGCTGGAAGAAGCTGGCGCTAAAGTCGAGCTGAAGTAA
- the rplA gene encoding 50S ribosomal protein L1 yields MAKLTKRQKAIAEKIEAGKAYSFEEAATLLASLPAAKFVESYDIAVNLGVDPRKSDQVVRSATVLPHGTGKTVRVAVFTQGPAAEAALAAGADRVGMDDLAAEMKGGDLNYDVVIASPDAMRVVGQLGQVLGPRGLMPNPKVGTVTPDVAGAVKNAKAGQVRYRTDKNGIIHTSVGKIGFEAGKLKENVEALIADLKRIKPASSKGIYVKRVTLSTTMGPGLVIDQSSLNV; encoded by the coding sequence ATGGCTAAGCTGACCAAGCGCCAAAAGGCTATCGCCGAAAAAATCGAAGCAGGCAAAGCCTACAGCTTCGAAGAGGCCGCAACTCTGCTGGCTTCGCTGCCGGCTGCCAAGTTCGTAGAGTCCTACGACATCGCCGTTAACCTCGGCGTTGACCCGCGTAAATCCGACCAGGTCGTTCGTAGCGCTACCGTGCTGCCACACGGCACTGGCAAGACCGTTCGCGTTGCCGTGTTCACCCAGGGTCCAGCTGCTGAGGCCGCTCTGGCTGCCGGCGCTGACCGTGTAGGCATGGACGATCTGGCTGCCGAAATGAAAGGCGGCGACCTGAACTATGACGTCGTCATCGCATCGCCTGATGCCATGCGCGTTGTCGGTCAGTTGGGTCAGGTTCTGGGTCCTCGCGGCCTGATGCCTAACCCGAAAGTGGGTACCGTGACCCCAGACGTAGCCGGCGCCGTCAAGAACGCCAAGGCTGGTCAGGTTCGCTACCGTACCGACAAGAACGGTATCATCCACACCTCCGTTGGCAAGATCGGCTTCGAAGCTGGCAAGCTGAAGGAAAACGTTGAAGCCCTGATCGCTGACCTGAAGCGTATCAAGCCAGCTTCCTCGAAAGGTATCTACGTCAAGCGTGTTACCCTGAGCACCACCATGGGCCCAGGTCTGGTCATCGATCAGAGCTCGCTGAACGTGTAA
- a CDS encoding peptidoglycan DD-metalloendopeptidase family protein, giving the protein MTNETPKAPPLYPKSHLLAASGIAALLSLALLVFPSSEVEAKRTTLSLELESPAEQLKDQSDAAPVEQAAGDQTPPFAQIEGAEQPTEQATSEAQPEAKQPGHREVTVAKGDTLSTLFAKVGLPANVVHDVLASNKQAKQFSQLKHGQVLQFELDKDGQLASLHSKVSNLETIRLSKTDKGYSFDREISKPVVRSAYAHGVIKSSLSASAQRAGLSHSLTMDMARVLGYDIDFAQDIRPGDEFDVVYEQKVMDGKVVGTGNILSARFTNRGKTYTAVRYTNKQGNTNYYTADGNSLRKAFIRTPVDFARISSRFSAGRKHPILNKIRAHKGVDYAAPRGTPIKAAGDGRIELAGRRGGYGNTVIIAHGNRYKTLYGHMQGFAKGIKTGSSVKQGQIIGYIGTTGLSTGPHLHYEFQVNGVHVDPLSQKVPMADPIAKAERSRFLQQSQPLIARMDQEKATLLAANKR; this is encoded by the coding sequence ATGACCAACGAAACGCCTAAAGCGCCCCCGCTTTATCCGAAAAGCCATCTGTTGGCCGCTAGCGGCATCGCCGCCCTGCTCAGCCTGGCCTTGCTGGTATTCCCTTCCAGCGAAGTCGAAGCCAAGAGAACCACCCTCAGCCTGGAGCTGGAAAGCCCGGCCGAACAACTCAAAGATCAATCCGACGCAGCCCCTGTGGAGCAGGCTGCGGGCGATCAAACCCCGCCTTTCGCACAGATCGAAGGCGCCGAACAGCCTACCGAACAGGCAACCAGCGAAGCACAGCCCGAAGCCAAGCAACCTGGCCACCGCGAAGTGACGGTTGCCAAGGGCGATACCCTGTCCACCCTGTTCGCCAAGGTCGGCCTGCCGGCCAACGTGGTTCACGACGTGCTCGCCAGCAACAAGCAGGCCAAGCAATTCAGCCAACTCAAGCACGGCCAGGTGCTGCAGTTCGAGCTCGACAAGGACGGCCAACTGGCCAGTCTGCACAGCAAGGTCAGCAATCTCGAGACCATTCGCCTGAGCAAGACCGACAAGGGCTACAGCTTCGATCGCGAAATCAGCAAGCCCGTAGTACGCAGCGCCTACGCCCACGGCGTGATCAAGAGTTCACTTTCGGCCTCGGCCCAACGTGCCGGCCTCTCCCACAGCCTGACCATGGACATGGCTCGCGTGCTGGGCTACGACATCGACTTCGCCCAGGACATCCGTCCCGGCGACGAATTCGACGTGGTGTACGAGCAGAAGGTCATGGACGGCAAGGTGGTCGGAACCGGCAATATCCTGTCGGCACGTTTCACCAACCGCGGCAAGACCTACACCGCAGTGCGCTATACCAACAAGCAGGGCAACACCAACTACTACACGGCCGACGGCAACAGCCTGCGCAAGGCGTTCATCCGCACCCCGGTAGATTTCGCCCGGATCAGCTCGCGATTCTCCGCCGGCCGCAAGCACCCGATCCTCAACAAGATTCGCGCGCACAAGGGTGTGGACTACGCCGCGCCCCGCGGCACCCCGATCAAAGCCGCCGGCGATGGCCGTATCGAGCTGGCTGGCCGCCGTGGCGGCTACGGCAACACCGTGATCATTGCCCACGGCAATCGCTACAAGACCCTGTACGGTCACATGCAGGGCTTTGCCAAGGGCATCAAGACCGGCAGCAGCGTCAAGCAAGGCCAGATCATCGGCTATATCGGTACTACCGGCCTGTCCACCGGCCCTCATCTGCACTATGAATTCCAGGTCAACGGTGTGCACGTCGATCCGCTGAGCCAGAAAGTGCCGATGGCCGATCCGATCGCCAAGGCCGAGCGTTCGCGCTTCCTGCAGCAGAGCCAACCGCTGATCGCCCGTATGGATCAGGAAAAGGCTACCCTGCTCGCCGCGAACAAGCGCTGA
- the rplK gene encoding 50S ribosomal protein L11 yields MAKKIQAYIKLQVKAGQANPSPPVGPALGQHGVNIMEFCKAFNARTQGQEPGLPTPVIITVYSDRSFTFETKSTPASVLLKKAAGLTSGSARPNTVKVGTVTRAQLEDIAKAKQADLTAADLDAAVRTIAGSARSMGLNVEGV; encoded by the coding sequence ATGGCTAAGAAGATTCAGGCTTACATCAAGCTGCAAGTAAAGGCCGGCCAGGCCAACCCAAGCCCACCCGTTGGTCCAGCACTGGGTCAACATGGTGTGAACATCATGGAATTCTGCAAGGCCTTCAACGCCCGTACCCAGGGTCAAGAACCAGGTCTGCCGACTCCAGTGATCATCACTGTCTACAGCGACCGTAGCTTCACCTTCGAGACCAAGAGCACCCCTGCCTCGGTTCTGCTGAAGAAAGCTGCTGGCCTGACCAGTGGTTCGGCTCGTCCGAACACCGTTAAAGTCGGTACCGTTACCCGTGCTCAGCTGGAAGATATCGCCAAGGCTAAACAGGCTGATCTGACCGCCGCTGACCTGGATGCAGCTGTACGCACCATCGCTGGCTCTGCCCGCAGCATGGGCCTGAACGTGGAGGGTGTGTAA
- the tyrS gene encoding tyrosine--tRNA ligase — MKSVEEQLALIKRGAEEVLVESELVEKLKRGQPLRIKAGFDPTAPDLHLGHTVLINKLRQFQELGHQVIFLIGDFTGMIGDPSGKSATRPPLTREQVLENAETYKQQVFKILDPAKTEVAFNSTWMDKLTPADFIRLASQYTVARMLERDDFDKRYTTNQPIAIHEFLYPLVQGYDSVALKADVELGGTDQKFNLLMGRELQRAYGQEAQNIVTMPLLEGLDGVKKMSKSLGNYVGIQEAPGVMYSKLVSIPDTLMWRYFELLSFRSMEEIDQFRADVAAGANPRDIKIKLAEEIVARFHGEEAAANAHRAAGNRMKEGELPEDLPEVEVVAAEDLPIAAVLNRAGLVKNSAQARDLLSGGAVKVDGAVVERDFMFAIGATHVCQAGKKAFARVTLKAE, encoded by the coding sequence ATGAAGTCGGTTGAAGAGCAGCTGGCGCTTATCAAGCGCGGTGCGGAAGAAGTGTTGGTCGAGTCGGAACTGGTTGAGAAGCTCAAGCGCGGCCAGCCACTGCGTATCAAGGCAGGCTTCGACCCGACTGCGCCGGACCTGCACTTGGGGCACACGGTGCTGATCAACAAGCTGCGCCAGTTCCAGGAGCTGGGGCACCAGGTGATCTTCCTGATCGGTGACTTCACCGGGATGATCGGTGACCCGAGCGGCAAGAGTGCCACTCGCCCGCCGCTGACGCGCGAGCAGGTGCTGGAGAATGCCGAGACCTATAAGCAGCAGGTGTTCAAGATTCTCGACCCGGCCAAGACCGAGGTGGCATTCAACTCCACCTGGATGGACAAGCTGACGCCCGCCGACTTCATCCGCCTGGCGTCGCAGTACACCGTGGCGCGCATGCTCGAGCGTGACGATTTCGACAAGCGCTACACCACCAATCAGCCGATCGCCATCCATGAGTTCCTTTACCCGCTGGTGCAGGGATATGACTCGGTGGCGCTCAAGGCGGACGTCGAGCTTGGCGGCACCGACCAGAAGTTCAACCTGCTGATGGGGCGCGAATTGCAGCGCGCCTACGGCCAGGAAGCGCAGAACATCGTCACCATGCCCTTGCTCGAAGGGCTCGATGGCGTGAAGAAGATGTCCAAGTCGCTGGGTAACTATGTCGGTATCCAGGAAGCGCCGGGTGTGATGTACAGCAAGCTGGTGTCGATCCCGGACACGCTGATGTGGCGCTACTTCGAGCTGCTGAGCTTCCGCTCGATGGAGGAGATCGATCAGTTCCGTGCCGATGTGGCCGCTGGCGCGAACCCGCGGGACATCAAGATCAAGTTGGCCGAAGAGATCGTTGCGCGATTCCATGGCGAGGAGGCTGCTGCCAACGCTCACCGTGCGGCGGGTAACCGTATGAAAGAGGGTGAACTGCCCGAAGACCTGCCGGAAGTCGAGGTTGTTGCCGCTGAGGACCTGCCGATTGCTGCTGTACTGAACCGTGCGGGCCTGGTGAAGAACTCGGCGCAAGCGCGGGACCTGCTTAGCGGTGGTGCTGTGAAGGTGGACGGGGCGGTGGTCGAGCGTGATTTCATGTTCGCTATTGGCGCCACGCATGTCTGCCAGGCTGGCAAGAAAGCCTTCGCTCGGGTGACCTTGAAGGCAGAGTGA
- the rplJ gene encoding 50S ribosomal protein L10 → MAIKLEDKKAIVAEVNEAAKVALSAVVADARGVTVSAMTGLRKEAREAGVYVRVVRNTLLKRAVEGTEYSILNDAFKGPTLIAFSNEHPGAAARLFKEFAKGQDKFEIKAAAFDGNLIAANQIDVLASLPTRDEAIAKLMSVIQGATSKLARTLAAIRDQKEATAA, encoded by the coding sequence GTGGCAATTAAACTCGAAGACAAGAAGGCCATCGTCGCTGAAGTCAACGAGGCTGCCAAAGTCGCTCTGTCCGCTGTCGTGGCCGATGCCCGTGGTGTGACTGTAAGCGCAATGACCGGACTCCGTAAAGAGGCCCGCGAAGCTGGCGTTTACGTACGTGTCGTACGTAACACCCTGCTCAAGCGCGCTGTTGAAGGCACCGAGTACTCGATCCTCAACGACGCGTTCAAAGGCCCGACCCTGATTGCATTCTCGAACGAACACCCGGGCGCTGCTGCTCGTCTGTTCAAAGAGTTCGCCAAGGGTCAGGACAAGTTCGAGATCAAGGCAGCCGCATTTGACGGCAATCTGATTGCAGCGAACCAGATCGACGTGTTGGCTTCCCTGCCGACCCGCGACGAAGCTATTGCGAAACTGATGAGCGTGATCCAAGGCGCCACCAGCAAGCTGGCTCGTACTCTGGCAGCCATTCGCGACCAGAAAGAAGCTACCGCAGCCTAA
- the tuf gene encoding elongation factor Tu, protein MAKEKFDRSLPHVNVGTIGHVDHGKTTLTAALTRVCSEVFGSAVVEFDKIDSAPEEKARGITINTAHVEYNSNIRHYAHVDCPGHADYVKNMITGAAQMDGAILVCSAADGPMPQTREHILLSRQVGVPYIVVFLNKADLVDDAELLELVEMEVRDLLSTYDFPGDDTPIIIGSARMALEGKDDNEMGTTAVKKLVETLDAYIPEPVRAIDQPFLMPIEDVFSISGRGTVVTGRIERGIVRVQDPLEIVGLRDTSTTTCTGVEMFRKLLDEGRAGENCGVLLRGTKRDDVERGQVLVKPGSVKPHTKFTAEVYVLSKEEGGRHTPFFKGYRPQFYFRTTDVTGNCELPEGVEMVMPGDNIQMTVTLIKTIAMEDGLRFAIREGGRTVGAGVVAKIIE, encoded by the coding sequence ATGGCTAAGGAAAAGTTTGATCGTTCCCTTCCCCACGTTAACGTCGGCACTATCGGCCACGTTGACCACGGTAAGACCACTCTGACCGCAGCTCTGACTCGCGTCTGCTCCGAAGTTTTCGGTTCGGCAGTCGTTGAGTTCGACAAGATCGACTCGGCTCCGGAAGAAAAAGCGCGCGGTATCACCATCAACACCGCTCACGTCGAGTACAACTCGAACATTCGTCACTATGCTCACGTTGACTGCCCAGGTCACGCTGACTACGTGAAGAACATGATCACCGGTGCTGCCCAGATGGACGGCGCGATCCTGGTTTGCTCGGCCGCCGATGGTCCGATGCCACAAACCCGTGAGCACATCCTGCTGTCCCGTCAGGTTGGCGTTCCGTACATCGTGGTCTTCCTGAACAAGGCTGACCTGGTAGACGACGCTGAGCTGCTGGAGCTGGTCGAGATGGAAGTTCGCGACCTGCTGTCCACCTACGACTTCCCAGGCGACGACACCCCGATCATCATCGGTTCGGCTCGTATGGCGCTGGAAGGCAAAGACGACAACGAAATGGGCACTACCGCTGTCAAGAAGCTGGTAGAAACTCTGGATGCCTACATCCCTGAGCCAGTTCGTGCCATCGACCAGCCATTCCTGATGCCGATCGAAGACGTATTCTCGATCTCGGGTCGTGGTACCGTTGTTACCGGTCGTATCGAGCGTGGTATCGTCCGCGTTCAGGATCCGCTGGAAATCGTTGGTCTGCGTGACACCTCCACCACCACCTGCACCGGTGTTGAGATGTTCCGCAAGCTGCTGGACGAAGGTCGTGCTGGCGAGAACTGCGGCGTTCTGCTGCGTGGTACCAAGCGTGACGACGTTGAGCGTGGCCAGGTTCTGGTCAAGCCAGGTTCGGTCAAGCCGCACACCAAGTTCACCGCAGAAGTCTACGTCCTGTCGAAGGAAGAAGGCGGTCGTCACACTCCGTTCTTCAAAGGCTACCGTCCTCAGTTCTACTTCCGTACCACTGACGTGACCGGTAACTGCGAACTGCCGGAAGGCGTTGAAATGGTAATGCCAGGTGACAACATTCAGATGACTGTCACCCTGATCAAGACCATCGCAATGGAAGACGGTCTGCGCTTCGCTATCCGTGAAGGCGGTCGTACCGTCGGCGCCGGCGTCGTAGCAAAAATTATTGAATAA
- the secE gene encoding preprotein translocase subunit SecE — MTPKTEAQETRFDLFKWLAVVALVVVGVVGNQYYSASPILYRVLALLALAAVAGFVALQTAKGKSFFALAKEARTEIRKVVWPTRQETTQTTLIVVAVVLVMALLLWGLDSLLGWAVSLIVG; from the coding sequence ATGACTCCCAAGACTGAAGCCCAAGAAACGCGTTTTGATCTGTTCAAGTGGCTGGCTGTAGTGGCTTTGGTGGTTGTTGGTGTCGTGGGTAATCAATATTACTCCGCCTCTCCAATCCTGTATCGCGTCCTTGCACTTCTTGCTCTGGCTGCAGTCGCAGGCTTCGTTGCCTTGCAGACCGCCAAGGGTAAGTCGTTCTTTGCGCTGGCGAAGGAAGCTCGTACCGAGATCCGTAAAGTCGTGTGGCCGACCCGCCAGGAAACCACCCAGACCACGCTGATTGTCGTGGCTGTCGTGCTGGTTATGGCACTGCTGCTGTGGGGTCTTGATTCCCTGCTCGGCTGGGCGGTCTCCCTGATCGTTGGCTAA
- the birA gene encoding bifunctional biotin--[acetyl-CoA-carboxylase] ligase/biotin operon repressor BirA: MLKLLNLLKDGRFHSGEALGAALGVSRSAVWKQLQHLESELNLTIHKVRGRGYQLAAPLVLLDEQAIAGFVEGERWPVFIHDTIDSTNAEGLRLATDGQAAPFVVLAERQSAGRGRRGRQWVSPFAENLYYSLVLRVDGGMRQLEGLSLVVGLAVMRTLQAFGLEKVGLKWPNDVLVDGRKITGILLELVGDPADVCHVVLGIGVNVNMQVNDLVDQQWTSMRREVGQVVDRNRLVAELSQHLQREMARHRRYGFAAFQEEWERAHLWQGRKVSLIAGTTTIDGIALGVDGQGAIRLEVDGVEKSFSGGELSLRLRDDS; encoded by the coding sequence ATGCTGAAGTTGTTGAATCTTCTTAAGGATGGCCGCTTCCATTCTGGGGAAGCCCTGGGCGCCGCCCTGGGTGTAAGCCGCAGCGCCGTTTGGAAACAGCTGCAGCACCTGGAGAGCGAACTCAACCTGACCATTCACAAGGTCCGTGGACGCGGTTATCAATTGGCGGCGCCGCTGGTCCTGCTCGATGAGCAGGCGATTGCGGGTTTCGTCGAGGGTGAGCGCTGGCCGGTCTTCATTCATGACACCATTGACTCCACCAATGCCGAAGGTTTGCGTCTTGCAACCGATGGGCAGGCTGCGCCGTTCGTGGTGCTGGCCGAGCGTCAAAGTGCCGGTAGAGGGCGGCGGGGGCGCCAATGGGTCAGCCCATTTGCAGAGAACCTCTACTACAGCCTGGTCTTGCGCGTCGATGGCGGCATGCGCCAGCTCGAGGGCTTGAGCCTGGTGGTGGGGCTTGCCGTCATGCGTACCCTGCAAGCTTTCGGTCTCGAGAAAGTCGGTCTGAAGTGGCCCAATGATGTATTGGTAGATGGGCGGAAGATCACCGGCATACTGCTAGAGTTGGTCGGTGATCCAGCCGATGTCTGTCATGTAGTGCTCGGGATTGGTGTCAATGTGAACATGCAGGTCAATGACCTGGTCGATCAGCAATGGACATCCATGCGCCGCGAAGTGGGCCAGGTAGTCGACCGAAATCGTCTGGTCGCCGAGCTCAGTCAGCATCTACAGCGTGAGATGGCTCGCCATCGCCGCTACGGGTTTGCTGCTTTCCAGGAGGAGTGGGAGCGTGCGCACCTCTGGCAGGGGCGAAAGGTCTCGCTGATCGCAGGCACTACCACCATCGACGGTATCGCGCTCGGGGTGGATGGGCAGGGCGCGATACGCCTTGAGGTCGACGGTGTGGAAAAGAGCTTCAGTGGTGGTGAGCTCAGTTTGAGGTTGCGTGATGATTCTTGA